The nucleotide sequence TCGATCGTCGGTGCTCGTAACGGTGTTCCCGGTAAATCTGTGGTTCCGGTCACGGTGACTCGATACTGTCGGTTTCGAGCATCCATGCGCCAATAGCCCCAAGGACGAATCACCCAATTCACTTCGGCATTCCAGGGCACAAATTCGTAGAACTGACCCCGATAGTGAATTCCAACCATCGCAACCGATTCTGTCCACCAAAGCACTCCGCGCCGTCCCCCGCCTGCGGTAAGCGCTAAATCTGGTTCATTGTCGAATGCGTTGCAGTTGAGCCAAAACCATTTACTCGGAAATGCTCCGCCCCAGTTCTTTTCACTATAGGCGGGAGCATTGACAAATTCATAGTTCTTGTCATTCCAATTGATGTAACCTGTGGCGTGTCCATGAGCCATGAGAATTTGCCATCCAGGTTCAAAAATCTGGAGCGATGAGAGCAAGCCTGCGGTGGATTGTCGATCGCCCCACCCATACACAGGCGCGATCGCATATTGCCATTCTGCAAAATTCCCGTTTGGCTCTTTCAGTCGTCCTTGATGCCAGGTTTCTGTGGCTTGATATCCTTCAGAAATGGTGCGATCGAACGCTTGCGGATCTAAAAGCTGAGGTTTGCCCGATTGCCGCCAATGTCCTAAAGCCAGTCGATCAGGTGCTGCCCAAAATCGATTCGGGTCAGGAAAAGTCCGGCACAGATACTCATCATCAATGCCTAAAATTTGAGCCACACCGCCGCTTGTGGGTTGCCCGCCTTGAGGATCTTCGATCGAATACATAAACGCAAACGTTTGACCGATTTCCGGTAAGGTGACGCGGTAATACCACCCCTCAAAAAAGCGGCGAGGAATTCGATTCCAGTGATAACCACTGTGGGGAGTCGGCAGGGGGCTAGTATTTTGAGGCATACAATCGACAATTTTCACAAGGGCCGGAGGGATTGACCGCGCATCGAAGATAGGGCGATCGCGCATTATAAATGCAGGTAAAATCGCCGACGAGGGTTCCGATCCCTTCGACACGGTGATGATCCGGGGGGAGGCGAAGCAAGTTTTGGAGTTGCCGCCGCTCTGCGGCTGCCATCGCTGCTCGAAGGCGCTGCTGAGCTTGAGACTCCAGCCGATGCTGGAGCAGCAACGTCAGAACCGAGGGAACAAGCGCGATCGTAAGAATCAGGAATACTGAAAGCATGATTCTATTTTGAGCGATCGTCTAATAATTTGGGATCAATTTGATCCTAGAAGAATTCGATCGTTTTTCCAATGCTGCCAAGACATTTCGGCGAAACGCCTCAGCAGCATTGACCGCATCACTATTGACCGCATCACTTAGGCTCTACGCCGGATAAAATGCG is from Cyanobacteria bacterium FACHB-DQ100 and encodes:
- a CDS encoding tocopherol cyclase family protein; the protein is MPQNTSPLPTPHSGYHWNRIPRRFFEGWYYRVTLPEIGQTFAFMYSIEDPQGGQPTSGGVAQILGIDDEYLCRTFPDPNRFWAAPDRLALGHWRQSGKPQLLDPQAFDRTISEGYQATETWHQGRLKEPNGNFAEWQYAIAPVYGWGDRQSTAGLLSSLQIFEPGWQILMAHGHATGYINWNDKNYEFVNAPAYSEKNWGGAFPSKWFWLNCNAFDNEPDLALTAGGGRRGVLWWTESVAMVGIHYRGQFYEFVPWNAEVNWVIRPWGYWRMDARNRQYRVTVTGTTDLPGTPLRAPTIDGMQFVCRDTMRGNVTVELWDQAERLIVRATSDLCGLETGGAPWDETWASGCGLNF